Proteins found in one Zea mays cultivar B73 chromosome 1, Zm-B73-REFERENCE-NAM-5.0, whole genome shotgun sequence genomic segment:
- the LOC100191413 gene encoding uncharacterized protein LOC100191413: protein MLGRAAALSAPRWRGGVPDLRAALRSGGNLLFALFVAAVLAFTLLAAFHSPDDPLLHPSSHQLTDFLTSATSTSTFLTDDSVLRTGEDFNSSSTGAAGEVAAGGVEVVAEAVPFIKLSEVGAEAEKTEPETERAVTVDTDAATGEGAAVAEETAVAEAVSCDTEAPVDCTGDRELFNLLMRAAIERFPDLHFYRFGRPVAVPGSPMECDLAWRFRPAADAIGTGRTTYYKDYRRFTLTRDVNTCSLVVDTVGEYHSGVGAKRNGRRKGKKGKKGKQDAPVTDFVPVKTQIRLDENTANNEAAGAAAEPVFVVGEAVNDSLPVVASESDFSRGKYLIYIGGGERCKSMNHFIWGFLCALGEAQFLNRTLVMDLNVCLNARYTSSGKDEERDFRLYFDFEHLKQSASVIDQSQFWQDWGQWHKKDRLKNFYTEDIRMTPMKLRDIKDTLIMRKFGNVEPDNYWSRVCEGETEGIIKRPWHFLWKSRRLMEIVSAIASRMNWDFDSVHVVRGEKAQNTQLWPNLDRDTSPDSLLMALNDKVGAGRYLYIATNEPDKSFFNPLKEKYKTHFLDDFKYLWDENSEWFTETKELSNGQPVEFDGYMRIAVDTEVFLRGKRHVETFNELTRDCKDGVNTCSASS from the coding sequence ATGCTGGGGCGGGCGGCGGCACTGTCCGCGCCACGGTGGCGCGGCGGGGTGCCAGACCTTCGCGCCGCGCTGCGGTCGGGGGGCAACCTCCTCTTCGCGCTCTTCGTGGCGGCCGTGCTCGCATTCACGCTCCTCGCGGCGTTCCACAGCCCCGACGATCCGCTCCTCCACCCGTCCTCTCACCAGCTCACCGATTTCCTCACCTCCGCCACTTCCACCTCCACCTTCCTCACTGACGACTCCGTGCTGCGCACCGGGGAGGACTTCAACTCCTCGTCCACCGGCGCCGCCGGCGAGGTCGCCGCTGGGGGTGTCGAAGTCGTCGCGGAGGCCGTCCCGTTCATCAAGCTCTCCGAAGTTGGCGCCGAGGCCGAGAAGACGGAGCCCGAGACGGAGCGGGCCGTCACCGTCGACACTGATGCGGCCACGGGCGAGGGTGCAGCGGTGGCGGAGGAAACCGCCGTTGCGGAGGCGGTTTCCTGCGACACGGAGGCGCCCGTGGACTGCACAGGAGACAGGGAACTCTTCAACCTGCTCATGCGCGCGGCCATCGAGCGGTTCCCCGACCTCCACTTCTACCGCTTTGGCCGTCCCGTGGCGGTGCCGGGGAGTCCCATGGAGTGTGACCTCGCGTGGCGCTTCCGCCCCGCTGCCGACGCCATCGGCACCGGCCGGACCACATACTACAAGGACTACCGCCGGTTCACGCTTACCCGCGACGTCAACACCTGCAGCCTCGTCGTCGACACCGTGGGTGAATACCACTCGGGTGTGGGTGCCAAGCGCAATGGACGGCGCAAGgggaagaaagggaagaagggaAAGCAGGATGCACCTGTGACTGACTTCGTGCCGGTTAAGACACAGATTAGGCTGGACGAGAACACCGCCAACAATGAGGCTGCTGGGGCTGCAGCGGAGCCGGTGTTTGTTGTTGGTGAGGCTGTCAATGACAGCTTGCCAGTGGTTGCTTCTGAGTCTGATTTCAGCCGTGGTAAGTACCTTATTTACATTGGTGGTGGCGAGAGGTGCAAGAGCATGAACCATTTCATTTGGGGGTTCTTGTGTGCCCTTGGTGAGGCACAATTCTTGAACCGGACTCTTGTCATGGACTTGAATGTCTGCCTCAATGCACGGTATACTTCGAGTGGCAAGGATGAAGAAAGAGATTTCAGGCTCTACTTTGATTTTGAGCATTTGAAGCAATCTGCGTCCGTGATTGACCAGAGCCAGTTCTGGCAAGATTGGGGACAGTGGCACAAGAAAGATAGGCTCAAGAACTTCTACACTGAAGACATCAGGATGACCCCAATGAAACTTCGTGACATCAAGGACACATTGATCATGAGGAAGTTTGGGAATGTTGAGCCTGATAACTATTGGTCACGTGTGTGCGAGGGTGAGACTGAGGGAATAATCAAGCGCCCATGGCATTTCCTGTGGAAATCTCGTCGCTTGATGGAGATTGTATCTGCCATTGCCTCACGGATGAACTGGGACTTTGACTCGGTCCATGTTGTCAGAGGGGAGAAAGCGCAGAACACACAACTTTGGCCAAACCTTGACAGAGATACCTCACCAGACAGTCTCCTTATGGCACTTAATGATAAGGTTGGTGCTGGCCGGTATTTGTACATTGCTACCAATGAACCTGACAAATCGTTCTTTAACCCACTCAAGGAAAAGTATAAAACACACTTCCTTGATGATTTCAAGTACCTGTGGGATGAGAATAGTGAGTGGTTCACTGAAACTAAGGAGCTGAGCAATGGTCAGCCAGTAGAATTTGATGGCTATATGAGGATTGCAGTTGACACTGAGGTATTCTTGAGGGGGAAGAGGCATGTGGAGACATTCAACGAGCTTACACGTGATTGCAAGGATGGCGTGAATACATGCTCAGCTTCTTCCTGA